GCCACAGCCTGGGCCTTTAAAGCTTCCATGGGGAAGGAGGCTGGCATTTCAGCGGCTACTACGCCCACCAGGTAGTCATCCAGGGATAATTGCTCTATTTTCTGGGTAAAGTGATTGTACATATTTACAGTGGTACCGGGGGATTGGATTTGGGGTGGTTTAAGTAGATTGTGAATTTCTTGGATCAGTGTTGGGAAGGTTGCCAGGATTAAGAAAAGGCCGAAGAGGCCGAGGAGGAATTTGCGCAAAGGGGGAACCTCCTTTTGGGGTTGTCAGATTTTGGCCATTGGCTTTTGGCCGTTAGCTATTGGCCGTCGGCCTTCAGCCATCGGCCATCGGCTTGGTTGGATTAAATCTGCTAGTTATAGACAATCCCCTGGAGAGGTAATTATAAGAGCCCCTCAATGAATGTTGGCGCTCAGCAACTGGGAGTTACTTTTGATCCCAACTCCCTCCGGCGGCTACGCCGCCACCTCCCTCGGAGAGGGAGGTTCAGGTTGTCTAATTAGCAGCTTTTTATCAATTTAAGTACCTATCAGCGCCCCCTCTGAGAGGGGGCTGGCGCGAAGCGACTGGGGGAGTTGATTTTGGGTCGAACTCCCTCCGTCGGCTGCGCCGACACCTCCCTCGGAGAGGGAGGTCAAAAAGGCCGACGGCTGATGGCCGATTGCCGATGGCCAATACGCATCATCACCATATTGTGCAGCAGCAGTTGTCTTGGTTTATATATATGAAAAGGGTTGGCAATATATGCCAACCCCCTGTTATAAGTTAATAATTTTTGTTAGCGCGACGGCAGAGTTTTCGTTCTATACATTTGACAAGTAATTTATACCAGTACGCATTCCTCTACTCTTTTAATATTGGCTCCTATGCCTTGGAGCTTTTCTATTAGATGCTCGTAGCCACGGTCAATGTGATAGATGTTGCTGACTTCGGTTTCACCTTCGGCGGCCAGGGCGGCCAGAATGAGGGCGGCACCGGCACGGAGGTCGGTGGCTTTCACTTCGGCTCCGGTGAGGGATTTCACCCCTTGCACAATGGCGGTGCGGCCTTCAATTTTAATGCGGGCGCCCATGCGTTTGAGTTCATTAACGTGCATAAAGCGGTTTTCAAAGACTGTTTCGGTAATGATACTGGTACCTTCCGCCACGGACATAAGAGCCATCATTTGGGCTTGCATATCCGTGGGAAAGCCAGGGTAGGGCAGGGTTTTAATGTCTACACCTCTAACCCGCCGGTTACAGCTTACTCTGAGACCGTAGTCAGTTTCCGTTAGGCAAACGCCGGCTTCCATTAGCTTGGCTACCACCGGTTTAAGGTGATCAATAATGATGTTTTCCACCAGGACGTCGCCCCTGGTGATGGCGGCAGCCACCAGGTAAGTGCCTGCTTCTATTCTGTCGGGAATAACCGCATGGACAGCACCGGTTAGTTGCGGCACACCGTCTATTCTTATTACTTTGGTACCGGCACCTTTGATTCTAGCCCCCATGGAGTTTAGAAAGTTGGCCAGATCTACAATCTCCGGTTCTTCAGCAGCGTTTTCCAAAATGGTTTGGCCCCGGGCCAGGACGGCTGCCATCATAATATTTTCAGTGGCACCCACGCTGGGAAAATCTAAATAGATTTTGGCCCCTGTGAGTTCTGCTGCCGTTGCTTCTATATAACCGGCTCCATAACGAATCTCTGCTCCCAGAGCGGCAAAACCCTTCAGGTGCAGGTCGATGGGGCGGGTGCCAATGGCACAGCCACCCGGTAAGGAGATACGTGCTTGGCCGGCTCTGGCCAGCAGTGGTCCCATAACCAGGAAGGAAGCTCGCATTTTGCGGACATACTCATAGGGAGCTTCGGTACTGGCAAGATAGGGTACCGCTATGGTCAGTTCGTTTCCTTCCTTATATATGTGGGCTCCTAATTCTTGTAGGACAGAACAAATAACACCGACGTCGGCCAGGTTGGGGACATCGAGGAGTTTGGTTTCGGTGGTTGTCAGTAGTGAGGCGGCTAGGATTGGTAAAACAGCGTTTTTGGCACCGCTGACGCGGATAGTGCCGTTAAGTGGATTGCCGCCGGTGATGATGATTTTTTCCATAGATGCTCCTAATCTGGGCTAATACTATTTCTTTTGGTCTTCTTTACTCCCTCCGGCGGCTGTGCCGCCACCTCCTTCGGAAGGGAGGTTTTAGGGCTGATAGTTAATATGAATTTACTAATCATTAGTATTGCCAAAAAGTTGTCCGAAAAATACAAAAGTCCAGGATAGGCTGTTTCCTATCCTGGACTTGAGAAGGCTTATTCAACTGCTTTAATGCGGTTGAGAGCTTTGCGCAAGGCTACTTCAGCCCGCACAATGTCGATTTCAGGGGATTTGCTGGCCAGGCGCTGTTCAGCGCGCTGTTTAGCAGCTTTGGCCCGTTCGACATCAATTTGATCGGCACGTTCGGCGGTATCAGCCAGAACAACAACTCGGCTGTTCTTAACTTCCATGAACCCACCGCTGACGGCCACTTTAAAGAATTTGCCACCCTGTTGTACTCTCATGGTACCAATCTTGAGTGCAGTTACAAGGGGAGCGTGCTCAGGTAAGATACCGAGTTCACCGTCTGCACCGGGTGCTACGATAAAGTCGATTTCTTCGCTGAAGACAACTTTTTCAGGAGTGACAATATCAAGGCGTTGGGTTTTTGCCATAATTATGCACCAGCCTCAATACGTTTTGCATTCTCCAATACTTCATCTATGCTGCCAGCCATGTAGAAGGCTTGCTCAGGCAGATGGTCATGCTTACCAGCGAGAATTTCGTTAAAGCTACGGATGGTTTCCTTCAAGGGCACAATTCTACCGGGTCTGCCAGTAAAGGTTTCAGCAACGTTAAAGGGTTGAGACAGGAAACGCTGCAGCTTACGGGCACGGGCCACGATAAGTTTGTCCTCGTCGGAAAGTTCATCCATACCCAGAATGGCGATAATATCTTGCAGTTCTTTATAGCGCTGGAGAACACCCTGTACACCACGGGCACACTCGTAGTGTTCTTTACCCACAACTTGTGGGTCCAGAATACGGGAGGTGGAATCCAGCGGGTCAACCGCAGGATAAATACCTAACTCGGCGATTTGACGGGACAGAACAACGGTGGCGTCCAAGTGCGCGAAGGCGTTAGCAGGAGCCGGGTCTGTCAAGTCGTCCGCAGGCACGTAAATAGCCTGTACCGAGGTAACGGAACCCTTACGGGTGGAGGTAATACGTTCTTGTAATTGACCCATTTCAGTGGCCAGGGTGGGCTGGTAACCTACCGCAGAAGGCATACGGCCCAGCAGCGCGGAAACCTCGGAACCTGCCTGGGTGAAACGGAAGATGTTATCGATAAAGAGCAGGGTGTCAGCACCCTCTTCATCACGGAAGTACTCAGCCATGGTCAGACCTGTAAGGCCTACACGCAGACGAGCACCCGGGGGTTCGTTCATCTGACCGAACACCATGATGGTCTTATCTAATACGCCGGCTTCTTTCATTTCATGGTAAAGGTCGTTACCTTCACGGGTACGCTCACCTACACCGGCGAACACGGAGATACCACCGTGCTGCTTAGCGATGTTGTTGATAAGCTCCATAACGATAACTGTTTTACCTACACCGGCGCCACCGAACAGACCAATCTTACCACCCTTCAAGAAGGGAATCATCAAGTCGATAACCTTGATACCAGTTTCCAGTACTTCTGCTTTGGTGGACTGATCCACCAGAGAGGGAGCTGGACGGTGAATGGGATAAAATTTATCATAATTGCCCGGGGGTTGACCGTCAATTGTATCACCTAGTACGTTGAGCAGGCGACCCAGAACGGGACGTCCAACGGGTACTGCGATAGGTTTGCCGGTATCTACCACTTTCATGCCACGCTTCAGGCCCTCGGTGGAGGACATCGCAATGGCACGAACGCGGTTGTTGCCCAAGTGCTGGGCCACTTCAAGGGTTAAGTCTACTTCGGTGGACTTGTCGTCCTGATCCTCGGTACGAATCTTAACCGCGTTATAGATGGCGGGTAATTGGCCAGGCTGGAACTCGATGTCCACAACAACACCAATAACCGTAACTATATGGCCAACGTTCATTACGTTCTCCGACCTCCTTGCAGTCAGATTTTACTACCTTTAGTTTACTCCAGTGCTGCAGCACCGCCAACAATTTCGGAAATCTCCTTGGTGATGGCAGCCTGACGAGCTCGGTTCAAGGACAGGGTTAACCTGTGAATCATATCCTTAGCGTTCTTAGTAGCGGAATCCATGGCAGTCATCCTGGCACCTTGCTCGCCGGCTTTTGCTTCCAGCATAGCACGGAAAACCGTTGACTCCACATAGGTAGGTAATAATTGTGATAGTACAGCCTCCGCTGAAGGCTCATAAATGTATTCAACCTTTGGTCCCTTGGTTTCCTCGGCAGGAGTTTCCACTGGCAGTAGCTTTACTGACACGGGACGCTGGGTGAGTACGTTAACGAATTCACTAAATATCAGATACACCTCGTCAAATTCCCCTGCCACGTATTTGTCCATGACAAAACGGGCAATCTCTTTGGCTTGGTGGAACTGGATGGTTTCACCTAAGGCAACATAAGAAGCGGCTATCTCATAATTGCGTCTTCTAAAGAAATCTCTGGATTTACGTCCAACCGCCACTACTGCAGAGTTATTACGGTCTTTTATCTCCGTAACACTGCGACGCAACACGTTGGCGTTAAAACCCCCACAAAGACCACGGTCAGCAGTAATTACCACATAGGCAGTCTTTTTAACTTCCCGCACTTCCAGCAGCGGATGCGAAGCGCCACCACTGGCGGCAGCCACACGGCTAAGCACCTCTTTGATCTTAAGAGCAAAGGGGCGGGCGGAGGTAACAGCTTCCTGAGCACGACGCAGCTTGGCAGCAGCAACCATTTTCATCGCTTTGGTGATTTGTTGGGTATTTTTAACACTCTTAATCCGGCGCCTAATATCTTGCGCACTGGCCATCTACTAAATCACCACCTTTTCGAGGTTCGAGGTTCAAGGTGCGAACACACGAACAACGGTATTACTTAAGCAAAGGACTTTTTGAACTCTTCGATGGCAGCCTTTAATTTTTCTTCGGTATCAGGCTTAATTTCCTTTTTCTCCCTAATATCCGTTAGAATATCAGCTTTGCTGGAACGCATAAAGTTAATGAAGCCTTCTTCAAAGGCACCTACCCGGTTCAGTTCGATGTCGTCAAGGTAGCCTTTAACGGCTGTGTAGATGACAACAACTTGTTCTTCAACGGGATAGGGCTTGTACTGACCTTGTTTGAGGATTTGGGTTGTCCGAGCGCCGCGGTTCAGACGAGCCTGGGTAGCTTTATCCAGGTCGGAACCGAACTGGGCGAAGGCAGCCAATTCACGGTACTGAGCCAGGTCCAGACGAAGCTGACCAGCAACTTGCTTCATGGCTTTAATTTGAGCAGCACCACCAACGCGGGATACCGAGAGACCTACGGAAATAGCTGGACGCTGACCGGCGTTAAACAGGTCGGACTCCAGGAAGATCTGGCCGTCGGTAATGGAAATAACGTTGGTAGGAATGTAAGCAGACACGTCACCGGCCTGGGTTTCGATAATGGGTAGAGCGGTCAGGGAGCCGCCGCCATAATTTTCGTTCAGACGAGCAGCACGCTCTAACAGGCGGGAGTGTAGATAGAATACGTCACCTGGGAATGCCTCACGTCCGGGAGGACGGCGCAGCAACAGGGACATTTCACGGTAGGCAGCAGCCTGTTTGGACAGGTCATCGTAAACAATAAGTACGTCTTTACCATTGTCCATAAATTCTTCACCCATGGCGCAACCGGCATAAGGAGCCAGGTAGAGCAAGGGCGCGGGTTCGGAAGCGTTAGCAGACACAACGATGGTGTAGTCCATAGCGCCGTGGGTTTCCAGTGATTTAATAACACCAGCCACGGTGGAAGCTTTCTGACCTACAGCTACGTAGATGCAGATAACGTTCTGACCCTTCTGGTTGATGATGGTATCAACAGCAACAGCAGTTTTACCGGTCTGGCGGTCACCGATGATCAATTCCCGCTGACCACGGCCGATGGGAACCATGGCGTCAATAGCTTTAATACCTGTTTGCAGAGGCACGGAAACGGATTTACGGGTAATAACACCAGGAGCAATACGCTCAGTGGCACGGTATTTATCAGTTTTAATGGGGCCTTTGCCATCGATGGGCTGGCCCAGTGGGTTAACAACACGACCAATCAGGGCATCGCCTACAGGAACGGAGATAATACGACCGGTACGCTTAACAGGGTCACCCTCTTTAATGTGGGTATAGGGACCCATGATAACAACACCGATGTTATCTTCTTCCAGGTTGAGGGCCATACCGAGGGTACCGCCGGGGAACTCTAACAGTTCTGCAGCCATGCAATCCTCTAGGCCATAAACACGGGCGATACCGTCACCGACCTGGATAACGGTGCCCACGTCTGAAACTCCTACCTGGGCCTCGTATTTATCGATTTGCTGCCTAATGATCGAGCTGATCTCTTCAGGTCGCAAATTCATGTACTGGTTCACCCCTATCTATTAACTGGTTTGGGACATAAGGTGTGATTTCAAGGTAGCCAAGCGGGTTTTGATGCTGCCATCAATAACCTTACTACCTATTTTTACAACAACGCCGCCGATGAGTGAGGCATCTACCGCGAAGGTAGGCTCTACATCTTTACCGGCTAAGCGAGAAGCTACTTTTACTAGCTCTTGTTTTTGCTCATCGCTGACTTCAACAGCGGTGATTACTTCGGCTGCCACTCTACCACGGGCTTCGTTGGCCAGTGCGGTAAACTCAGCAGAAATACCGGATATATAGTTTTCTCTGCGTTTATCCACAACTAAGCTAAGAAACTTCATGGTATCGGCAGAAACCTTATCGGCGAAGAGACTCTTTAGCAGATTTTTCTTGTCGCCGGCTAATACTTGTGGGTGATATAATACCCTTTGAAGCTCCCTGGTCCCTTCAATTACTTCGGCCACACCCTTTAATTCCTGTTCGATCGTTTCCAGGGTGTTATTAGCCTGGGCAATTTCATACAGGGCCTGGGCGTAACGTCTGGCCACAGCCCCTCTTAACATGGCAGATCGCCTGCCTCTTTAACAAATTTGTTAACCAGATCCTTCTGGATGTCATCGTTGAGTTTCTGGTCTATAATCTTGCTAGCCACCAAAATGGAGAGAGTAGCAACCTGATCTCTGA
This region of Desulforamulus ferrireducens genomic DNA includes:
- the murA gene encoding UDP-N-acetylglucosamine 1-carboxyvinyltransferase is translated as MEKIIITGGNPLNGTIRVSGAKNAVLPILAASLLTTTETKLLDVPNLADVGVICSVLQELGAHIYKEGNELTIAVPYLASTEAPYEYVRKMRASFLVMGPLLARAGQARISLPGGCAIGTRPIDLHLKGFAALGAEIRYGAGYIEATAAELTGAKIYLDFPSVGATENIMMAAVLARGQTILENAAEEPEIVDLANFLNSMGARIKGAGTKVIRIDGVPQLTGAVHAVIPDRIEAGTYLVAAAITRGDVLVENIIIDHLKPVVAKLMEAGVCLTETDYGLRVSCNRRVRGVDIKTLPYPGFPTDMQAQMMALMSVAEGTSIITETVFENRFMHVNELKRMGARIKIEGRTAIVQGVKSLTGAEVKATDLRAGAALILAALAAEGETEVSNIYHIDRGYEHLIEKLQGIGANIKRVEECVLV
- a CDS encoding F0F1 ATP synthase subunit epsilon, translating into MAKTQRLDIVTPEKVVFSEEIDFIVAPGADGELGILPEHAPLVTALKIGTMRVQQGGKFFKVAVSGGFMEVKNSRVVVLADTAERADQIDVERAKAAKQRAEQRLASKSPEIDIVRAEVALRKALNRIKAVE
- the atpD gene encoding F0F1 ATP synthase subunit beta, whose protein sequence is MNVGHIVTVIGVVVDIEFQPGQLPAIYNAVKIRTEDQDDKSTEVDLTLEVAQHLGNNRVRAIAMSSTEGLKRGMKVVDTGKPIAVPVGRPVLGRLLNVLGDTIDGQPPGNYDKFYPIHRPAPSLVDQSTKAEVLETGIKVIDLMIPFLKGGKIGLFGGAGVGKTVIVMELINNIAKQHGGISVFAGVGERTREGNDLYHEMKEAGVLDKTIMVFGQMNEPPGARLRVGLTGLTMAEYFRDEEGADTLLFIDNIFRFTQAGSEVSALLGRMPSAVGYQPTLATEMGQLQERITSTRKGSVTSVQAIYVPADDLTDPAPANAFAHLDATVVLSRQIAELGIYPAVDPLDSTSRILDPQVVGKEHYECARGVQGVLQRYKELQDIIAILGMDELSDEDKLIVARARKLQRFLSQPFNVAETFTGRPGRIVPLKETIRSFNEILAGKHDHLPEQAFYMAGSIDEVLENAKRIEAGA
- the atpG gene encoding ATP synthase F1 subunit gamma, with translation MASAQDIRRRIKSVKNTQQITKAMKMVAAAKLRRAQEAVTSARPFALKIKEVLSRVAAASGGASHPLLEVREVKKTAYVVITADRGLCGGFNANVLRRSVTEIKDRNNSAVVAVGRKSRDFFRRRNYEIAASYVALGETIQFHQAKEIARFVMDKYVAGEFDEVYLIFSEFVNVLTQRPVSVKLLPVETPAEETKGPKVEYIYEPSAEAVLSQLLPTYVESTVFRAMLEAKAGEQGARMTAMDSATKNAKDMIHRLTLSLNRARQAAITKEISEIVGGAAALE
- the atpA gene encoding F0F1 ATP synthase subunit alpha codes for the protein MNLRPEEISSIIRQQIDKYEAQVGVSDVGTVIQVGDGIARVYGLEDCMAAELLEFPGGTLGMALNLEEDNIGVVIMGPYTHIKEGDPVKRTGRIISVPVGDALIGRVVNPLGQPIDGKGPIKTDKYRATERIAPGVITRKSVSVPLQTGIKAIDAMVPIGRGQRELIIGDRQTGKTAVAVDTIINQKGQNVICIYVAVGQKASTVAGVIKSLETHGAMDYTIVVSANASEPAPLLYLAPYAGCAMGEEFMDNGKDVLIVYDDLSKQAAAYREMSLLLRRPPGREAFPGDVFYLHSRLLERAARLNENYGGGSLTALPIIETQAGDVSAYIPTNVISITDGQIFLESDLFNAGQRPAISVGLSVSRVGGAAQIKAMKQVAGQLRLDLAQYRELAAFAQFGSDLDKATQARLNRGARTTQILKQGQYKPYPVEEQVVVIYTAVKGYLDDIELNRVGAFEEGFINFMRSSKADILTDIREKKEIKPDTEEKLKAAIEEFKKSFA
- a CDS encoding F0F1 ATP synthase subunit delta — translated: MLRGAVARRYAQALYEIAQANNTLETIEQELKGVAEVIEGTRELQRVLYHPQVLAGDKKNLLKSLFADKVSADTMKFLSLVVDKRRENYISGISAEFTALANEARGRVAAEVITAVEVSDEQKQELVKVASRLAGKDVEPTFAVDASLIGGVVVKIGSKVIDGSIKTRLATLKSHLMSQTS